A window of Phenylobacterium sp. NIBR 498073 genomic DNA:
TGGCGCGTCGAGATCGACTCGATCTCCGAGGGCGAGGTCGGCGGCTACAAAGAAATCATCGCCTCGATCACCGGCGATGGGGTGTTCGGCCGCCTGAAGTTCGAGAGCGGCGTGCACCGCGTGCAGCGCGTGCCAGAGACCGAGGCCGGCGGCCGCATCCACACCTCGGCGGCCACCGTTGCGGTGCTGCCCGAGGTCGAGGACGTCGAGATCGAGATCCGCGACCAGGACCTGCGCATCGACACCTACCGCTCGTCCGGCGCCGGCGGCCAGCACGTCAACAAGACCGACTCGGCCGTGCGCATCACCCACCTGCCGACCGGCATCGTGGTCACGTCGTCCGAGAAGTCGCAGCATCAGAACCGCGCCCGCGCCATGAAGGTGCTGCAGGCGCGCCTCTATGACCAGCAGCGCGAAGCCCTCGACACCGCCCGCGCCGACGCCCGCAAGAGCCAGGTCGGCTCCGGCGACCGCTCCGAGCGCATCCGCACCTACAATTTCCCCCAAGGGCGGGTGACCGACCACCGCATCAACCTGACCCTCTACAACCTGGCCAAGGTGATGGAGGGCGAGGCGCTGGACGACGTGATCAATCCGCTGATCGCCGAGGACCAGGCTGCACGCCTGGCCGCCCTGGAAGACGAGTTCAACTAGAGCATTTTCCGCCGAAGCGGCTACCGGTTCGGCGAAGAAAATGCTCCAGATTCAAAGAGTCATGAGCAATTCTCGATCCAATAGGATCGGAAATTGCTCTAGCGCCGCAGCGCGCGGCGCACCTTGTCTGCCTGGCGCAGGCTGTCGTTGACCGCGCGCGCCTTGATCTTCGAAATGTCCAGGTGGAACGCCAGCCCGACGCTGTCGGCCATGGCCGCGCCGCGCTCGCCCATCGGCTTCTCAGGTCCGACCGTGGTGTCGATTGCGGTCTGGTGCTCGATCTCGGCGTTGATCTCGGCGCCCATCAGCACGACCATCACCGAAAACCAGATCCAGGTCATGAAGGCCACGACCGCGCCCAGCGATCCGTAGGTCACGTCATAATGGGCGACATTGTTCAGGTACCAGGAAAAGCCCAGCGAGCCGATCAGCCAGAACCCGGCGGCCAGCAACGCGCCGACGCTCACCCAGCGCCACCTGGCCCGCGCCCGGCAGGGGCCGTAGCGATAGATGACGCAGAAAGCCCCCGCCGCCATGGCCACCAGGACCAGCCAGCGCAGCGGCGCCCAGATCACCGCCAGTTCGCTCAGGCCCAGGCGCTCGAAGGCGATGGGGGCGGCGATCAGCACCGCCGTCATCACCACCAGGAACAGCAGAGCCCCGAACGTGAAGACATAGGTCAGCAGGGTGCGATTGAAGAAGTTGCGCTTCTCCTGCTCGTCATAGGCCACGTTCAGCCCGTCGAAGAGCGCCTTCATCCCAGCGTTGGCGGACCAGACCGACAAGAGCAGGCTGACCAGGAACGCCACCGACAACGTGGCCGAGGGGCGGTTGGCGAGCCGCAGCATCTGCTCGCCGACGATGTTGATCACCTCGGCCGGGAACACGCTGGCCATGCTGGCCAACTGCTGCTGCACGGCGGCGACGTCGGCGATCAGGCCATAGAGCGAGACGAACACCCCCATGGCCGGGAACAGCGCCAGCAAGGTGTAGAACGTCACCCCGCCGGCCACCGAGGGCAGCCGGTCGCGGCCGATCTCCTGATAGGTGCGCCAGGCGATGTCCTTCCAGCCTTTCGGCGGGATCGCATGGGGACCGTGGGCGCTGCGCCCGCGCCGAGGCTCGGCCTCCTCGAATGCGCGCGGCGTGGCGATGGCGTCGACGCTCAAGCGCCCGCGGACATGCTGGCGACTGCGCCGCCAAAGCTCGGTCATGGCGATGAACCCGACCCAGGGCGCGACGCGCCAGAAAATCCGGGCCGCGCGATCCCACGCCGATCGCTCCTCCGGATCCGTCATCGCCGCCCTTTCTTCACCGCGCCAGACAGGCTGGAACACCCCGATCTTGCCAGCGTTCCGCCGGCCAGACAGCTACCAGCGCAGGCGCGACTGTGCGAAGACACGACCATCGGCTGAACGTTCAGGACGACGAGGGGCACATGACCGGTCACATCGCTGCGCTCTACCGACACCCGGTCAAGGGCTTTACGCCCGAGCGCCTCGACCAGGCCCAACTGACCGTCGGCGGACCCTTCCCCTGCGACCGCCTCTATGCGGTCGAGAACGGCCCCTCCGGCTTCGATCCGGCCGCCCCGGCCTACATCCCCAAGCAGAAGTTCACGGTGCTGATGTCCATCGCCGAGGTGGCCAAGGCCCGCACCCGCTACGACGATGCCAGCGGCGTCCTCACGGCGACCGCGCAGGGCCAGCCTGACTTCAGCGGCTCGCTGCAGCAGGCGCAGGGCCGCGAGGCCTTCGCCGCCTGGCTGAGCGCCCTGCTCGGCGAGGAGGCGCGCGGCGAGCTCAAGGTGCTCGACGCCCCCGGCTACCGGTTCATGGATCACCCGCAGGGCCACGTCTCGATCATCAACCTGGCCAGCGTCCGCGATCTGGAGGCCAGGATCGGCCGGCCGGTGGACCCGCTGCGATTCCGCGGCAACCTCTATGTCGAGGGCTGGCCCGCCTGGGTCGAGAACGACTGGGAGGGCCGCGAACTGATGGTCGGCTTCGCCCGCGCCAAGGTGTTCAAGCCCATCGTCCGCTGCGCCGCCACCCACGTGAACCCGGACACCGCCGAGCGCGACATGGATGTGGTCAAGGCGTTGTTCGACAACTATGGCCACATGAACCTGGGCATCTATGTCCACGTTACCGATTCTGGACGGATCACGGTCGGCGACGCCGCCACCATGCCGTCCCTGGAGCCCGCTGAATGACGCTCACCCTCCTGCAAGCCTGGCAGTCGGCCAAGACGCGCCTGGAGGCCGTCGGTCTCGTCGGGCCGGTGATCGACGCACGCCTGCTGGTCGAGGCCGCCGCCGACGCCACCCGGGCCGATATCGTCACCGATCCTCACCGAGCTCTGACGCCCGAACAGGAGGAACGCCTGAGCGACTACGTCTCGCGTCGCGAACGCCGCGAGCCGGTCAGCCATATCCTCGGCCGCAAGGGCTTCTGGAAGGTCATGCTGGCGGTCAACGCCGACGTCCTGACCCCGCGGCCGGAGACCGAGGTCATCGTCGACTACGTGCTCAAGCAGTTCCCCGAGCAGATGGCCTTCGACATTCTCGACCTCGGCGTCGGCTCGGGCGCGATCATCCTCTCGATCCTAGCCGAACGCCCGGCCGCCAA
This region includes:
- the prfA gene encoding peptide chain release factor 1, with the translated sequence MRLPQARLDQVLDRFREIEARMGAATDGAEIVRLSKEHAELKPVADAVTAVARAREELPELEEMAKASDAEMAALAQDELAALNERLPGLERDVALLLAPKDKDENASAILEVRAGTGGDEAALFAGDLFRMYQRYAQSRGWRVEIDSISEGEVGGYKEIIASITGDGVFGRLKFESGVHRVQRVPETEAGGRIHTSAATVAVLPEVEDVEIEIRDQDLRIDTYRSSGAGGQHVNKTDSAVRITHLPTGIVVTSSEKSQHQNRARAMKVLQARLYDQQREALDTARADARKSQVGSGDRSERIRTYNFPQGRVTDHRINLTLYNLAKVMEGEALDDVINPLIAEDQAARLAALEDEFN
- a CDS encoding YihY/virulence factor BrkB family protein, translated to MTDPEERSAWDRAARIFWRVAPWVGFIAMTELWRRSRQHVRGRLSVDAIATPRAFEEAEPRRGRSAHGPHAIPPKGWKDIAWRTYQEIGRDRLPSVAGGVTFYTLLALFPAMGVFVSLYGLIADVAAVQQQLASMASVFPAEVINIVGEQMLRLANRPSATLSVAFLVSLLLSVWSANAGMKALFDGLNVAYDEQEKRNFFNRTLLTYVFTFGALLFLVVMTAVLIAAPIAFERLGLSELAVIWAPLRWLVLVAMAAGAFCVIYRYGPCRARARWRWVSVGALLAAGFWLIGSLGFSWYLNNVAHYDVTYGSLGAVVAFMTWIWFSVMVVLMGAEINAEIEHQTAIDTTVGPEKPMGERGAAMADSVGLAFHLDISKIKARAVNDSLRQADKVRRALRR
- a CDS encoding MOSC N-terminal beta barrel domain-containing protein encodes the protein MTGHIAALYRHPVKGFTPERLDQAQLTVGGPFPCDRLYAVENGPSGFDPAAPAYIPKQKFTVLMSIAEVAKARTRYDDASGVLTATAQGQPDFSGSLQQAQGREAFAAWLSALLGEEARGELKVLDAPGYRFMDHPQGHVSIINLASVRDLEARIGRPVDPLRFRGNLYVEGWPAWVENDWEGRELMVGFARAKVFKPIVRCAATHVNPDTAERDMDVVKALFDNYGHMNLGIYVHVTDSGRITVGDAATMPSLEPAE